In one window of Trachemys scripta elegans isolate TJP31775 chromosome 5, CAS_Tse_1.0, whole genome shotgun sequence DNA:
- the GPR78 gene encoding G-protein coupled receptor 78: protein MDLAGVLLAFFLVLVLVISLLSNLLVLLCFIYSTELRKQVPGVFLVNLSFCNLLLTVLNMPFTLLGILRNQPPVGDCICKAVGFLETFLTSNTMLSMAALSIDKWIAVVFPLSYTSKMRYKDAVILMSYSWIHSLTFPLVSLFFSWVDYSNVYASCTLHLGEETERRRFTVFTIVFHATSFMLSLVILCFTYLKVFKVARFHCKRIDIITMQTLVLLVDIHPSVKQRCLNEQKRRRQRATKKISIFIGSFVICFAPYIVTRLIELLPFVTINYYWGIVSKCLTYSKAASDPFVYSLLRQQYKKVMINIVNRILKRDLYPSSGYNSSLDTENDYCLHRTC from the exons ATGGACTTGGCAGGAGTTCTCTTGGCTTTTTTCCTGGTGTTGGTGCTCGTTATTTCTCTGCTGTCCAACCTGCTGGTGCTGCTATGCTTCATCTACAGTACCGAGCTCCGCAAGCAAGTCCCCGGGGTCTTCCTGGTGAACTTGTCCTTCTGCAACCTGCTCCTGACAGTCTTAAACATGCCCTTCACTTTGCTGGGGATCCTGAGAAACCAGCCGCCCGTCGGTGACTGCATCTGCAAAGCGGTGGGCTTCCTAGAAACTTTCCTCACCTCCAACACCATGCTGAGCATGGCAGCCCTCAGCATAGACAAGTGGATTGCCGTGGTGTTCCCCTTGAGTTACACCAGCAAGATGCGGTACAAAGACGCCGTGATTCTGATGAGCTATTCCTGGATTCATTCCTTGACCTTCCCTTTGGTCTCCTTGTTTTTCTCTTGGGTAGATTATAGCAACGTGTACGCCTCTTGCACCTTGCACCTGGGAGAAGAGACGGAGAGGAGGAGGTTTACCGTGTTCACCATCGTGTTCCACGCCACCAGTTTCATGCTGTCCCTGGTGATACTGTGTTTCACCTACTTAAAGGTGTTTAAAGTGGCCAGGTTCCACTGCAAAAGGATAGACATTATTACAATGCAAACGCTGGTTTTGCTGGTAGATATCCATCCCag CGTCAAACAGCGTTGTCTTAATGAGCAGAAAAGGAGGCGGCAGCGGGCTACTAAGAAAATCAGTATTTTTATAGGGTCTTTCGTGATCTGCTTTGCTCCTTACATTGTCACCAG GTTGATAGAACTTCTTCCTTTTGTTACCATAAACTACTACTGGGGGATTGTAAGCAAGTGCCTCACCTACAGTAAGGCTGCATCAGATCCATTTGTTTATTCTCTTTTACGTCAACAGTACAAGAAAGTCATGATCAACATTGTCAATAGGATACTTAAAAGGGATCTGTATCCTTCATCTGGCTACAACAGCTCTCTAGACACTGAAAATGATTATTGCTTACACAGAACATGCTAA